A genomic stretch from Lathyrus oleraceus cultivar Zhongwan6 chromosome 2, CAAS_Psat_ZW6_1.0, whole genome shotgun sequence includes:
- the LOC127123564 gene encoding uncharacterized protein LOC127123564 codes for MFVKKLVEKASNKKVGGNSSDGLKSRDVDPRLIFHHGVPSGATNFTYHNINNILALSTNDGRIKLFGKDNAQVLLESNKPVCTKFLQFIQNQGILINVTSNNHIEVSILNKNTNIPETFWTLTLTQGVSVSKLIRKDFYYMIRVYAISVWDIDKKLLCDLYIIKEEITSFAIIQHSLYMYIGVSSGNVSVLKLDQNWHVVKMNYFIPLSASIGNSNEVFDDIAVTHILPQPAAESKRVLVIFRNGQIILWDIQESRCIFRTGGNVSQSLHNETKKVSCACWVCPYGSKVVVGYNNGDLFIWSIPSLTTGNGSASGFSSKNTPMFKFNLGYKSDKTCIESVKWIYTEGKSSRLYVMGASNSMQVVLLNEHTETRTTKLGLNLSEYCVNMEIISSSNEQSKHKQNSLILLGKSGHVYMYDDSLIERYLLQWQSKSTPSLPKEVMVRLPLSDSSITIAKFISNATNVFYSEDEYYSQMLRNYPQLFSIETNHREGINLSSANFSGFSNIKNLYITGHKNGAITFWDASCPLFIPVLQLNQQSENDHSLSGVPLTELYFDIDSLLLISGDQSGLVRIFRFKPEPYTSNGFMSLTGNTKKGFDHVVKSMKHVKTIGAVICMTIDHSSRHLAVGSDQGNVSVINMDGPSLLFQKHISSEISTGIISLQFIACRLYDFEKNILAVGTKDSSVFALDSETGNMMSTGSVHPKKPSKALFMKVLDGQCEPITRSIRKDSFDLREGNHIEDATTKKTLLCSEKALYIYSFEHALQGIKKVVYKKKFSSSCCWASAFYGASDIGLVLLFTTGKVELRSLPDLSLIVKTSIRGFTYSPPKFKSFSDKQICCSSRGDIVLVNGDQETFVVSLLVQRNIFRLLDSVGCIGKERMVSQKELVPNLVIHKENKGIFNSIIKDFTGGKEKYMPFMEKEDPKESLQELSAIFSHANFPLEANNSVDENKLESSLDDMDLENHREIRKEQSILGALNKKKLAGKFQALKGKVREMKGDNQKASDKEEQPDKKIGAVSQIKKKYGFSSSSNETSVAKSAESKLQENTRKLQGIELRTAEIQNKAKSFLSMAKQVLRNAEQDKQS; via the exons ATGTTCGTCAAGAAACTCGTGGAGAAGGCATCTAATAAGAAG GTTGGTGGAAATTCATCAGATGGATTAAAATCTAGAGATGTAGATCCACGGCTGATATTCCATCATGGTGTACCATCAGGTGCTACCAACTTTACCTATCACAATATCAACAACATATTGGCTCTTTCCACCAA tGATGGGAGGATTAAATTATTTGGTAAAGATAATGCTCAAGTCCTACTTGAATCAAATAAGCCAGTGTGTACCAAATTCTTACAG TTCATTCAGAATCAAGGCATACTTATAAATGTCACTTCAAATAACCATATTGAGGTAAGTATACTTAACAAAAACACGAATATCCCGGAAACATTTTGGACACTGACATTGACTCAAGGTGTCAGTGTTTCAAAACTTATACGTAAAGATTTTTACTATATGATAAGAGTTTATGCTATAAGT GTTTGGGACATAGACAAGAAATTGTTGTGTGATTTGTACATTATTAAAGAAGAAATCACTTCTTTTGCAATCATTCAGCACAGCCTCTACAT GTACATTGGAGTTTCTAGTGGTAATGTTTCAGTTTTGAAGCTTGATCAAAATTGGCATGTGGTAAAGATGAACTACTTCATACCCCTTTCAGCTTCTATTG GGAATTCAAATGAAGTATTCGATGATATCGCTGTGACGCACATATTGCCTCAACCAGCAGCTGAAAGTAAAAG AGTTCTCGTAATCTTTAGAAACGGCCAAATAATACTATGGGATATTCAAGAGAGCAGATGCATTTTCAGAACTGGCGGAAACGTGTCGCAGTCACTGCATAATGAAACAAAGAAAGTGTCATGTGCGTGTTGGGTGTGTCCTTATGGAAGCAAAGTGGTTGTAGGGTACAACAATGGAGATCTCTTCATTTGGAGCATTCCTTCTCTAACCACAGGAAATGGCTCAGCTTCTGGTTTTAGCAGCAAAAACACTCCTATGTTCAAATTCAACTTGGGATATAAATCAGATAAAACTTGTATAGAATCAGTAAAATGGATATATACCGAAGGAAAGTCTAGTAGATTATATGTCATGGGAGCTTCTAACTCGATGCAG GTAGTGTTGTTGAATGAACATACCGAAACTCGCACGACTAAGTTAGGACTTAATTTGTCCGAATACTGTGTTAACATGGAGATTATATCATCCTCAAATGAGCAAAGCAAGCATAAACAAAATTCATTGATTTTGCTTGGGAAATCAGGACATGTATATATGTATGATGATAGCTTGATTGAAAGGTATCTATTGCAATGGCAATCAAAGTCCACTCCCTCACTGCCAAAGGAGGTTATGGTGAGGTTACCACTTTCTGATTCAAGCATCACCATAGCTAAATTCATCTCCAACGCTACCAATGTGTTCTATTCTGAAGACGAG TATTACAGTCAGATGCTGAGAAATTATCCACAGCTTTTTTCCATTGAAACAAATCACAGAGAGGGGATTAACCTGAGTTCTGCCAACTTCTCTGGATTTTCAAACATTAAAAACTTGTACATAACTGGACACAAAAATGGAGCTATAACTTTTTGGGATGCATCATGTCCCTTGTTCATTCCAGTTTTGCAATTAAACCAGCAG AGCGAAAATGACCATTCTTTAAGTGGCGTACCCTTGACAGAATTATATTTTGACATCGACTCTCTTCTCCTTATTTCTGGTGATCAGAGCGGACTG GTTCGTATATTCAGATTCAAACCTGAACCCTACACCTCCAACGGCTTCATGTCCCTTACAG GAAATACAAAAAAAGGGTTTGATCATGTAGTCAAGAGTATGAAACATGTAAAAACTATTGGTGCTGTAATTTGTATGACTATAGATCATAGCTCAAGGCATCTTGCTGTTGGTTCTGATCAAGGAAAT GTTTCGGTTATTAACATGGATGGTCCATCTCTGTTGTTTCAGAAACATATTTCAAGCGAAATTTCTACTGGTATCATCTCTCTGCAGTTCATAGCCTGCAGGTTGTACGATTTCGAGAAAAACATCTTAGCAGTCGGAACAAAGGACTCGTCAGTTTTTGCACTGGATAGCGAAACTGGAAACATGATGAGCACTGGATCTGTTCATCCTAAGAAGCCATCTAAAGCTCTATTTATGAAGGTGTTAG ATGGACAGTGTGAACCAATTACAAGATCAATTAGAAAAGATAGCTTTGATTTGAGAGAAGGGAATCATATTGAGGATGCAACAACAAAGAAAACTTTGCTGTGTTCTGAGAAGGCTTTATATATCTATTCATTCGAGCATGCTCTACAG GGAATCAAAAAGGTGGTTTACAAAAAGAAGTTCTCTTCTTCCTGTTGTTGGGCATCGGCTTTTTACGGCGCCTCTGATATTGGTCTCGTACTACTTTTCACCACTGGAAAAGTAGAATTAAG ATCTTTACCAGACTTATCTTTGATAGTGAAGACTTCAATTAGAGGCTTCACTTATTCACCTCCGaagtttaagtcattttctgaCAAACAGATATGTTGTTCATCCAGAGGAGACATTGTTCTG GTGAATGGTGACCAGGAAACTTTTGTTGTCTCGTTGTTGGTCCAAAGGAATATTTTCAG GCTTTTGGACTCTGTTGGCTGCATTGGGAAGGAAAGGATGGTATCACAAAAGGAGCTTGTTCCTAACCTAGTCATACATAAGGAAAACAAG GGCATATTCAACTCGATTATCAAAGATTTTACTGGCGGCAAAGAAAAGTATATGCCCTTCATGGAAAAAGAAGATCCTAAAGAAAGTCTCCAGGAACTCTCTGCAATATTTTCACATGCAAATTTTCCGCTGGAAGCCAACAATAGTGTGGATGAAAATAAGCTAGAATCAAGCTTAG ATGACATGGATCTTGAGAACCATAGAGAAATACGCAAAGAACAAAGCATATTAGGAGCTCTTAATAAGAAGAAATTGGCTGGCAAATTTCAGGCTTTGAAAG GAAAAGTGAGAGAGATGAAGGGCGACAACCAAAAAGCATCAGATAAGGAAGAGCAACCAGATAAGAAAATTGGTGCAGTCAGTCAAATTAAGAAAAAATATGGATTTTCTTCTTCGTCCAAT GAAACAAGCGTCGCTAAATCTGCAGAGAGCAAGCTCCAGGAAAACACAAGGAAATTACAG GGTATTGAGCTACGTACTGCAGAGATACAAAATAAGGCAAAATCATTTTTATCGATGGCAAAACAGGTGCTGCGAAACGCTGAACAGGATAAACAAAGTTGA
- the LOC127119986 gene encoding uncharacterized protein LOC127119986 has translation MSGAGKCLLVTGPPGVGKSTLIMRVFETLKASNPTLKVQGFCTREVRLAGERVGFEVVTLDGRTCPLASSSFSSQESHRWPNVGKYKVDVASFESLALPELQVREDTDLFIIDEVGKMELYSSSFFPAVLKVLESNIPILASIPVPKFGRDIPAVATLRNHAGASLFTLSVSNRDAVREQIRSLLEDLLIKH, from the exons ATGTCTGGTGCTGGGAAATGCTTGCTAGTGACAGGTCCTCCT GGTGTGGGAAAAAGCACTCTTATTATGAGAGTATTCGAAACTCTCAAAGCTTCAAATCCCACCCTCAAGGTTCAGGGTTTCTGTACTC GTGAAGTTAGACTCGCAGGTGAGAGGGTTGGTTTCGAAGTTGTCACACTTGATGGTCGCACATGCCCACTTGCTTCTTCCAGCTTTTCAAG CCAAGAGTCTCACAGATGGCCTAATGTTGGGAAGTATAAAGTTGATGTAGCATCTTTCGAGTCACTAGCACTGCCTGAGTTGCAG GTTAGAGAAGACACTGATCTTTTCATCATTGACGAAGTTGGTAAGATGGAGTTATACAGTTCGTCATTCTTCCCTGCAGTTCTAAAAGTTTTGGAGTCAAATATCCCAATTTTGGCTTCCATTCCAGTTCCAAAATTTGGCAGAGATATACCTGCAG TTGCAACATTGAGGAATCATGCAGGAGCATCTTTGTTTACATTGAGTGTTAGTAACAGAGATGCTGTACGAGAACAGATACGCTCACTTCTGGAAGATCTGTTGATAAAGCACTAG
- the LOC127119987 gene encoding high mobility group B protein 2, producing the protein MPKATSNAKPADNLLKRKGAGTGTKQSKKAAKDPNKPKRPPSAFFVFMAEFRETFKKENPNNKSVAVVGKAGGKEWKALSAAEKAPYVATAEKKKVEYEKALRAYNISLTEGKAPSEEEGSDKSKSEVNDEDDDDDDESDE; encoded by the exons ATGCCTAAGGCTACCTCCAATGCAAAACCTGCTGATAACCT GTTGAAGCGCAAGGGCGCTGGAACTGGAACTAAGCAATCGAAGAAAGCTGCGAAGGATCCAAACAAGCCTAAGAGGCCTCCAAGTGCTTTCTTCGTTTTCAT GGCTGAGTTCAGAGAGACTTTCAAGAAGGAAAATCCTAACAACAAATCGGTTGCTGTG GTTGGTAAGGCTGGAGGAAAAGAGTGGAAAGCACTGTCTGCTGCT GAAAAGGCTCCTTATGTTGCTACTGCAGAGAAGAAGAAAGTTGAGTATGAGAAGGCTCTCCGTGCCTACAACATTTCATTG ACGGAAGGAAAAGCTCCATCTGAGGAAGAGGGATCTGACAAGTCCAAGTCTGAAGTCaatgatgaggatgatgatgatgat GACGAATCTGACGAGTAA